Proteins co-encoded in one Geothermobacter hydrogeniphilus genomic window:
- a CDS encoding lysophospholipid acyltransferase family protein has protein sequence MGRWTERLAAACVPVLGWGVINLIHASQRTEYLGVDHVRELFTRGERIIISFWHDQLLLMVKGYQHVRKGVADGGGARILISSSQDGELIARTMKLFGQGTVRGSSSRGGSRALREMVKLMREPFDLVFTPDGPRGPRHQVKPGVAQLARISGRPVIPMAYVSSRGHRFSSWDRFLLPAPFARGVFSFGPPIWHQPGEQAEVFCERLARSMAENEARAVSRLEERGVSAV, from the coding sequence ATGGGTCGTTGGACTGAGCGCCTGGCCGCGGCCTGCGTTCCGGTGCTGGGGTGGGGAGTCATCAACCTGATCCACGCCAGCCAGAGAACCGAGTATCTGGGCGTTGACCATGTCCGGGAGCTGTTCACCAGGGGAGAGCGTATCATCATTTCTTTCTGGCATGATCAACTGCTGCTGATGGTCAAGGGCTATCAGCATGTCAGGAAGGGCGTGGCGGATGGTGGCGGTGCGAGGATCCTGATCAGTTCATCGCAGGACGGCGAATTGATCGCCCGGACGATGAAGCTTTTCGGCCAGGGAACGGTTCGCGGTTCGTCCAGTCGGGGCGGCAGCCGCGCGTTGCGGGAGATGGTCAAACTGATGCGCGAGCCGTTTGATCTGGTTTTCACCCCCGACGGCCCCCGTGGCCCCCGCCACCAGGTCAAGCCGGGCGTTGCCCAATTGGCCAGGATTTCCGGCCGACCGGTGATCCCGATGGCTTACGTTTCCAGCCGCGGGCATCGTTTCTCTTCCTGGGACCGTTTTCTGCTGCCGGCACCGTTCGCCCGCGGGGTTTTTTCCTTCGGCCCGCCGATCTGGCATCAACCGGGCGAGCAGGCCGAAGTCTTCTGCGAGCGGCTTGCCCGGTCCATGGCGGAGAATGAGGCACGGGCCGTTTCACGACTGGAGGAACGTGGTGTATCTGCTGTATGA
- the lpxK gene encoding tetraacyldisaccharide 4'-kinase has protein sequence MKFTRWYRRFAIEGPEKGIEALLFTLLLPASLVYGWVGRARVWFFRKGWLRSYRPPVPVVSVGNLATGGTGKTPMVAWLLDWAQRKGVRAAVISRGYGGRRHDGVLTVCAGNGPLVSATEAGDEPWLLASRHPQAVVVVGSDRVGCAECAVREHGAELLLIDDGFQHLRLQRDLDLLLLDARRPFANGRVLPAGYLREPASARQRADLVILTRWHPGVKLPATLDDAVRARHCLGDRLRGLNGELVPRDAPQGRAAAFCGIADPESFFNQLRDMGFRLEATLVFADHCDYSPAMIDQVAGLAENIDFFLTTEKDGVKLADTDLPRPCYQVPLRMEFVSGQDRLEGMLEGLLNKDGQAMPLSKDLLEILACPQCKGEVHCNEDQTAILCDHCRLSFPVRDDIPVMLIDEAQSLPGGSAPGE, from the coding sequence ATGAAGTTTACCCGCTGGTATCGCCGCTTCGCCATCGAGGGGCCGGAGAAGGGGATTGAGGCCCTGCTGTTTACCCTGCTGCTCCCCGCCTCCCTGGTCTATGGATGGGTCGGCAGGGCGCGGGTGTGGTTCTTCCGCAAGGGCTGGTTGCGTTCTTACCGACCGCCGGTGCCGGTGGTTTCCGTGGGCAACCTGGCGACAGGTGGAACCGGCAAGACGCCGATGGTCGCCTGGCTGCTGGACTGGGCACAGCGTAAAGGGGTGCGTGCCGCTGTTATTTCACGTGGTTACGGCGGGAGACGTCACGACGGGGTGTTGACCGTCTGTGCCGGCAACGGGCCCCTGGTCTCGGCGACCGAGGCGGGAGACGAGCCCTGGCTGCTGGCCTCGCGTCATCCGCAGGCGGTGGTCGTGGTTGGCAGTGACCGGGTCGGTTGCGCCGAGTGCGCGGTCCGGGAACATGGCGCCGAACTTCTGCTGATCGATGATGGTTTTCAGCATCTGCGGTTGCAGCGCGATCTCGACCTGCTGCTGCTGGACGCCAGGCGGCCGTTTGCCAACGGCCGGGTTCTGCCGGCGGGTTATCTGCGGGAACCGGCCAGTGCCCGGCAGCGGGCCGATCTGGTCATTCTCACCCGCTGGCATCCCGGAGTGAAGCTTCCCGCCACTCTTGACGACGCGGTTCGTGCCCGACATTGTCTCGGTGACCGGTTGCGGGGATTGAATGGTGAGCTCGTTCCGAGGGATGCCCCACAGGGGCGTGCCGCCGCCTTTTGCGGTATCGCCGACCCGGAATCGTTTTTCAACCAGCTGCGCGACATGGGGTTCCGGCTGGAGGCGACGCTGGTTTTTGCCGACCATTGTGACTATTCTCCGGCGATGATTGACCAGGTTGCCGGACTGGCTGAAAATATTGATTTTTTCCTCACCACCGAGAAGGACGGTGTTAAACTGGCTGATACAGATCTGCCCCGTCCCTGCTACCAGGTGCCGTTGCGCATGGAGTTTGTTTCGGGGCAGGATCGGTTGGAGGGGATGCTCGAAGGATTGCTGAACAAGGATGGTCAGGCCATGCCGCTTTCAAAAGATCTGCTCGAAATTCTCGCCTGCCCGCAATGCAAGGGCGAGGTGCACTGCAACGAAGATCAGACCGCGATTCTCTGCGATCATTGCCGGCTCAGCTTCCCGGTTCGGGACGATATTCCGGTGATGCTGATCGATGAAGCCCAATCCCTGCCCGGAGGATCTGCACCCGGCGAATGA
- a CDS encoding glycosyltransferase family 25 protein, with the protein MHTTRRHCPIYVITLDHAKERQQTISARLRELGLAFEFISGVDGRGLKLENHPDYEPIKRRLFYGRDLSQGEFGCILAHRNVYRHMQEQQVEMAVVLEDDSILTEELPDVIEALERIADNWDLVRFLGRDKNYRSTRPIRPLEGTSAMLARQLGIPGGAYGYMLNLKAAKRLNRMTQKNWLAIDTLHGAVWLTGLRTLAVAPSPVLPNDESPSCIDTQDDNLRWDKTVRLEGGMRLIYPVTRGLWKFYLACCTGWIRLKSLLCDRGDVKRVGTHGS; encoded by the coding sequence ATGCACACCACCCGACGACACTGCCCGATCTATGTCATCACCCTGGATCACGCCAAAGAGAGACAGCAGACCATCAGCGCCAGGCTGCGGGAACTCGGGCTGGCCTTTGAATTCATCAGCGGCGTGGACGGCCGCGGACTGAAACTGGAGAATCATCCGGACTACGAGCCGATCAAAAGACGGCTCTTCTACGGCCGGGACCTGTCGCAGGGAGAGTTCGGCTGCATCCTGGCTCACCGGAATGTCTACCGACACATGCAGGAACAGCAAGTCGAGATGGCGGTCGTCCTCGAAGACGACTCGATTCTTACCGAAGAACTTCCCGATGTCATTGAAGCTCTGGAACGGATCGCCGACAACTGGGATCTGGTACGCTTTCTCGGGCGCGACAAGAATTACCGTTCCACGCGCCCCATCCGCCCCCTGGAGGGGACCTCGGCCATGCTGGCCCGGCAGCTGGGCATCCCCGGCGGCGCCTACGGCTACATGCTCAACCTGAAAGCCGCGAAACGCCTGAACCGGATGACGCAAAAAAACTGGCTGGCCATCGACACCCTGCACGGGGCGGTCTGGCTGACCGGGCTCAGAACCCTGGCGGTCGCCCCGTCACCGGTCCTGCCCAACGATGAATCCCCCTCCTGCATCGACACCCAGGACGACAATCTGCGCTGGGACAAGACCGTACGCCTTGAAGGAGGCATGCGCCTCATTTATCCGGTCACGCGCGGTCTGTGGAAATTTTACCTGGCCTGCTGCACCGGATGGATCAGGCTGAAAAGCTTACTATGTGATCGGGGAGATGTGAAACGGGTCGGGACTCACGGCTCATAA
- a CDS encoding sulfotransferase family protein — translation MDKKLVLVLGMHRSGTSLAAGILCKCGIDFGDNLMPATDDNPKGYFEDLDFVNINNTILRKYKSSWYDHEPIKFNFFRFIRYYKYLSMIRTKLGEKFSGKTIFGVKDPRISRLLPVWEKFSEPYDKKYIVVFRSPFEVAESLRKRDGFSLEKSIKIWIAYNKSIIDFVDSNDSVFFSYGKIVSNTKMFIDKVFENLNIDMNVSTIDDFGFVDKGLYRNKIEDNFDNIKDAGLKKNCFDIYQRLISLEEKTNIS, via the coding sequence ATGGATAAAAAGCTTGTACTTGTTTTGGGTATGCATAGAAGTGGGACTTCTCTTGCGGCAGGTATTCTTTGCAAGTGTGGAATAGATTTCGGTGACAACTTGATGCCTGCAACAGATGATAATCCGAAAGGCTATTTTGAAGATCTAGATTTTGTCAACATTAATAACACTATTCTTAGGAAGTACAAGTCTTCATGGTATGATCATGAGCCTATAAAATTCAATTTTTTTAGATTTATTAGATACTATAAGTATCTATCAATGATCAGGACAAAATTGGGTGAAAAATTTTCAGGGAAAACAATTTTTGGTGTCAAGGACCCGCGAATTTCTCGTCTGTTGCCGGTGTGGGAAAAATTTTCCGAACCCTATGATAAGAAATATATCGTTGTATTCAGGTCTCCATTTGAAGTTGCAGAATCCTTAAGAAAAAGAGACGGATTTTCTTTAGAGAAAAGTATAAAAATATGGATTGCATATAACAAGTCAATTATTGATTTTGTGGATAGTAATGATAGTGTTTTTTTTTCGTATGGGAAAATAGTAAGTAATACAAAAATGTTTATTGATAAAGTTTTTGAAAATTTAAATATTGACATGAATGTGTCAACCATTGATGATTTTGGCTTTGTTGATAAGGGGCTTTATAGGAATAAAATTGAAGATAATTTTGATAACATTAAAGATGCTGGATTAAAGAAGAATTGTTTTGATATTTATCAGAGGCTTATTTCTTTGGAAGAAAAAACTAATATATCGTAA
- a CDS encoding ELM1/GtrOC1 family putative glycosyltransferase, producing the protein MKALVLSDGKPGHVNQSLAFAELSGCDHDLIEVRTRGRLAKGLGYLFDRCGVYSSSLFTPVTCDRHYDLVVSAGSETYYANKVLARRLRARSVAIMLPRGFRYDFDLILAQEHDNPPSRDNLVSLPINLCRVSPRGVFRPDPDRRYISLIIGGNSRHCRLDAAALKVRVEEIFALFPAADKLVTTSRRTPDEVERMLETFDFADRVIYSRTPKNPIPDYLAYSDHVFLTGDSTSMVSEAVSFGNGCVEILPVDYRRPDSKIAAMISHLEEQGMVHLFDGTLGHCRAKIDLQQLLKGVL; encoded by the coding sequence ATGAAGGCTCTGGTTCTCAGCGACGGTAAACCGGGACATGTCAACCAGTCCCTCGCTTTTGCCGAACTGTCAGGGTGTGATCATGACCTGATCGAAGTCCGGACTCGCGGCAGGCTGGCCAAAGGCCTCGGCTACCTGTTTGACCGTTGCGGTGTCTATTCCTCTTCGCTGTTTACTCCGGTGACCTGTGACAGGCATTACGACCTGGTTGTCTCTGCCGGTTCCGAGACCTATTACGCCAACAAGGTGCTTGCCCGGCGGTTGCGGGCCCGTTCGGTGGCGATCATGCTGCCGCGGGGGTTTCGCTATGATTTCGATCTCATCCTCGCCCAGGAGCATGACAACCCTCCGTCCAGGGACAACCTGGTCTCTCTGCCGATCAATCTTTGCCGCGTCTCACCCCGAGGCGTTTTCCGTCCCGACCCCGATCGCCGTTATATTTCCCTGATTATCGGCGGCAACAGTCGCCATTGCCGCCTGGACGCGGCGGCGCTGAAGGTCCGGGTCGAGGAGATCTTTGCTCTTTTTCCCGCGGCGGACAAGCTGGTGACCACCTCCCGGCGAACTCCGGACGAGGTGGAACGGATGCTGGAAACGTTCGATTTCGCCGACCGGGTGATTTATTCCCGAACGCCGAAGAACCCGATCCCCGATTACCTCGCCTACAGTGACCATGTTTTTCTGACCGGCGACTCGACTTCCATGGTCAGCGAAGCGGTCAGTTTCGGGAACGGTTGCGTGGAGATATTGCCGGTTGATTATCGCCGTCCGGACAGCAAGATCGCCGCTATGATCAGTCACCTGGAAGAGCAGGGGATGGTGCATCTCTTCGACGGTACCCTCGGTCATTGCCGTGCCAAGATTGACCTTCAGCAGTTGCTCAAGGGGGTGTTGTGA
- a CDS encoding glycosyltransferase family 4 protein, translated as MHVVQVLPELNEGGVERGTVELSRELVARGISSTVISNGGRLAEVIEQDGGRHCRLDVCSKNPLTAPARIRRLRRLLMELQPDILHARSRVPAWLCCLANRSLRVPFVTTVHGFNSVNAYSRVMTYGDRVICVSGAIRDYVKQHYGVLDEKLVVIPRGVDLEAFDPDNLDREFMARFRADHGLEGRWVVTSVGRITQLKDFETFIDAIAGLRRGMPDILGLIVGGVREDKRTYLEVLKRRAGDQQLAGHLLFTGSQKKIAEIYALSDVVVSSSKKPESFGRAAAEALAMEVPVIATAHGGVLDIVLDGRTGFLFAPGDCDELGQRIQAARGQTFRDLRQYVATNFNLDLMVEKTVSVYNELSVRRENGIC; from the coding sequence ATGCACGTTGTGCAGGTGCTGCCGGAACTGAACGAAGGAGGGGTTGAGCGGGGAACGGTCGAGCTGAGCCGCGAACTGGTCGCCCGGGGAATTTCCAGCACCGTGATCAGCAACGGCGGCCGCCTGGCTGAGGTCATCGAGCAGGACGGCGGACGTCATTGCCGACTGGATGTCTGCAGCAAGAACCCCCTGACGGCGCCGGCGCGCATCCGTCGGCTGCGCCGCCTGCTGATGGAGCTGCAACCCGATATCCTGCATGCCCGCAGCCGGGTTCCGGCCTGGCTCTGCTGTCTGGCCAATCGTTCCTTGCGGGTCCCCTTCGTCACCACCGTGCATGGTTTCAACAGCGTCAATGCCTACAGCCGGGTGATGACTTACGGCGACAGGGTGATCTGCGTCAGCGGGGCGATCAGGGATTACGTCAAACAGCACTATGGCGTGCTCGATGAAAAACTGGTGGTGATTCCGCGCGGGGTGGACCTGGAGGCTTTCGATCCCGATAATCTTGACCGGGAGTTCATGGCCCGTTTCCGGGCCGACCACGGGCTCGAAGGCCGATGGGTTGTCACCTCTGTCGGGCGGATAACCCAGCTGAAGGATTTTGAAACTTTCATCGACGCCATTGCCGGACTGCGGAGGGGCATGCCTGATATCCTCGGTTTGATTGTCGGCGGTGTCCGTGAGGATAAACGGACCTACCTCGAAGTCCTCAAGCGACGGGCCGGAGATCAGCAATTGGCGGGACACCTGCTGTTCACCGGCAGTCAGAAAAAGATCGCGGAAATCTATGCCTTGAGTGATGTCGTGGTTTCCTCTTCAAAGAAGCCGGAAAGTTTCGGCCGGGCCGCGGCTGAAGCTCTGGCCATGGAGGTGCCGGTGATCGCGACGGCTCATGGGGGCGTGCTGGATATCGTTCTGGACGGCAGGACCGGTTTTCTTTTTGCTCCCGGAGACTGTGACGAACTCGGTCAGCGGATCCAGGCGGCCCGCGGGCAGACTTTCCGGGATCTGCGGCAGTATGTTGCGACGAATTTCAACCTTGACCTGATGGTTGAAAAAACGGTCTCTGTTTATAACGAGTTATCGGTGAGACGGGAGAACGGGATCTGCTGA
- a CDS encoding glycosyltransferase: MSLPLHSVCIPSYNHERYILDCLNSVRRQTYPRLELIVVDDGSADQTFNLAEQFVAEHADRFERVELLRQANRGIAPTCNRLLDLARGEWFHLFGSDDMLYPEKIAAEWEACCRWKEPNLALVHADAELIDAEGNVVGPHCSSWKTEGPVARAFETLLLNNYIKTPTAMVRRDALVEMGGYAETFTIEDYFSWLKLSSKFRIGKINKVVCGYRWHGGNYSADKKEMLKATIAIHHKFIEEFGDNIDKNVLMKCYQKDVRRVWRWAKKENRSLLPVMTKKVLGSYFLRPDEENFKCLTDFLQMD, from the coding sequence ATGAGTTTGCCGCTGCATTCCGTCTGTATCCCTTCCTACAACCATGAGCGGTACATTCTTGACTGCCTGAACAGCGTCAGGCGTCAGACCTATCCCCGTCTGGAACTGATCGTGGTGGACGATGGTTCCGCCGATCAGACATTCAATCTGGCCGAACAGTTCGTGGCTGAGCATGCCGACAGGTTTGAAAGGGTCGAGTTGCTGCGGCAGGCGAACCGGGGGATCGCACCGACCTGCAACCGGCTGCTGGACCTCGCCCGGGGAGAATGGTTCCACCTGTTCGGCTCCGACGATATGCTCTATCCGGAAAAAATTGCCGCCGAGTGGGAGGCGTGCTGCCGGTGGAAAGAACCGAATCTGGCTCTGGTGCATGCTGACGCGGAGCTGATCGACGCGGAAGGGAATGTTGTCGGTCCGCACTGTTCATCCTGGAAAACCGAGGGGCCCGTTGCCAGGGCTTTCGAAACCCTGCTGCTGAATAACTACATCAAGACTCCAACCGCGATGGTGCGTCGGGATGCCCTGGTGGAGATGGGGGGCTATGCAGAAACATTCACCATCGAAGATTATTTCAGCTGGCTGAAACTTTCCAGCAAGTTTCGTATCGGGAAGATAAACAAGGTTGTCTGCGGTTATCGATGGCATGGCGGCAACTATAGTGCCGACAAGAAAGAGATGCTCAAGGCAACTATCGCCATCCATCATAAATTTATAGAAGAGTTCGGAGACAACATCGACAAGAATGTATTGATGAAATGTTATCAGAAAGATGTCAGACGGGTCTGGAGATGGGCAAAGAAGGAAAATAGAAGCCTTCTGCCGGTGATGACGAAAAAGGTTCTTGGAAGCTATTTTTTGCGCCCTGATGAGGAAAATTTTAAGTGTTTAACCGATTTTCTCCAGATGGATTGA
- a CDS encoding 3-deoxy-D-manno-octulosonic acid transferase, translating into MVYLLYDLLLILAGLGLIPYYLLRGLKYGKSRRGIRDRLGLYAAGHLAPLDGRKVIWVHAVSVGETRAAVPLLEGLRRAHPDHAIVLSNVTETGHSIAAELDCVDLCLFFPFDISVVIRRVLGRIRPELIVLVETEIWPNFVRLAHRRGIPVALVNGRISDRSYPRYKRFRRLLRPILDCIELYAMQTELDAERIHDLGAGRDRIGVSGNLKFDMGSPVFETGETDLFRTRLGLVPEQVLLVAGSTHDGEEELLVQAYRACLESNPGFRLMLVPRHPERTPEVAGMITQAGLETRLRSQCEGLPLDAETILIGDTLGEMLKFYDLADIVFVGGSLVPVGGHNILEASLLQKPVLFGPHMNNFREISRLVLFARGGRQVNDLSDLVRVLNEMLAHPEQRERMGRAGKALLDRHAGATDRSLELLSVLLERRG; encoded by the coding sequence GTGGTGTATCTGCTGTATGACCTGCTGCTGATTCTGGCGGGCCTGGGCCTGATCCCCTATTACCTGCTGCGCGGCTTGAAGTATGGCAAAAGCCGGCGCGGTATCCGGGATCGGCTCGGTTTGTACGCCGCCGGGCACCTGGCGCCGCTTGACGGCCGCAAGGTCATCTGGGTCCACGCGGTCTCGGTTGGTGAAACCCGGGCTGCCGTCCCCCTGCTGGAAGGCCTGCGCCGGGCTCATCCCGACCATGCCATCGTCCTCAGCAATGTCACTGAAACCGGCCATTCCATCGCCGCTGAACTGGACTGCGTAGATCTCTGCCTGTTTTTCCCCTTTGATATTTCCGTCGTTATCCGCCGGGTTCTGGGTCGGATCAGGCCCGAGCTGATCGTGCTGGTCGAAACCGAAATCTGGCCCAATTTTGTCCGCCTCGCCCATCGTCGGGGCATTCCGGTTGCCCTGGTCAACGGCCGGATATCTGATCGTTCCTATCCGCGTTACAAGCGTTTCCGCCGGCTGCTCCGGCCGATTCTCGACTGCATTGAGCTCTATGCCATGCAGACCGAGCTGGACGCCGAACGCATTCATGACCTCGGCGCCGGGCGCGACCGGATCGGAGTTTCCGGGAATCTCAAGTTCGACATGGGCTCGCCGGTTTTCGAAACCGGTGAAACGGATCTTTTCAGAACCCGGCTCGGTCTGGTTCCCGAGCAGGTTCTGCTGGTGGCCGGCAGTACCCATGACGGCGAGGAAGAACTGCTGGTGCAGGCTTACCGGGCGTGCCTGGAGAGCAACCCCGGTTTCCGCCTGATGCTGGTGCCCCGGCATCCCGAGCGAACCCCGGAGGTGGCGGGGATGATCACCCAGGCCGGCTTGGAGACCCGGCTGCGCAGCCAGTGCGAGGGCCTGCCGCTGGACGCGGAGACGATCCTGATCGGTGATACCCTGGGCGAAATGCTGAAGTTTTATGACCTCGCCGACATCGTTTTCGTCGGTGGCAGCCTGGTTCCGGTCGGCGGGCATAATATTCTCGAAGCGTCGCTGCTGCAGAAACCCGTCCTGTTCGGTCCGCACATGAATAATTTCCGGGAAATTTCCCGGCTGGTGCTGTTCGCCCGCGGCGGTCGGCAGGTCAACGACCTTTCCGACCTGGTGCGGGTGCTGAACGAGATGCTGGCTCACCCCGAGCAGAGAGAGCGGATGGGGCGGGCGGGAAAAGCACTGCTTGATCGTCATGCCGGTGCCACGGACCGCAGCCTGGAACTGCTTTCGGTGTTGCTGGAGCGGCGGGGATGA
- a CDS encoding glycosyltransferase family 10 domain-containing protein: MSNPVKRIAVADSQRDFVENILQFVQDRYRFEWTDDRDADYVFHSIDGYDVLKYSGVRIFVTGENVTPDFAISDYALSFERLSFADRAIWLPLIRLYRPDYEALTRPRPEPQQALEQKTDFCAYVMSNTRSSAEERVRIFELLSRYKQVNSGGLWRNNVGGRVADKLAFQSRHKFVIAFENCSHPGYLTEKFAQAAAANAIPIYWGDPGIGEIFNPDAFVNCHDFPSLEEAVEEVARIDRDPARYEKMLQAPWFRDGKEPEALQAETYARFLANIFDQPLPTAYRRNRSRWGQKREQQLFDMYHRPHLQAFRNGRRAWRRFWHRFLPRRKMY; encoded by the coding sequence ATGAGCAATCCCGTCAAACGCATCGCCGTTGCTGATTCACAACGCGACTTCGTCGAGAATATCCTGCAATTCGTTCAGGACCGCTACCGGTTCGAATGGACCGACGACCGGGACGCGGATTACGTCTTTCACTCCATCGACGGCTACGATGTCCTGAAGTACAGTGGGGTGCGGATCTTTGTCACCGGAGAAAATGTCACTCCCGATTTCGCCATCAGCGACTACGCCCTGTCCTTTGAACGGCTCTCCTTTGCCGACCGCGCCATCTGGCTGCCGCTGATCAGACTCTACCGCCCCGATTACGAGGCGCTGACCCGCCCTCGCCCGGAGCCGCAGCAGGCCCTGGAGCAGAAAACCGATTTCTGCGCCTACGTCATGTCCAATACCCGCAGCAGCGCCGAGGAACGCGTGCGGATTTTCGAGCTGCTGTCGCGATACAAACAGGTCAACTCCGGCGGACTCTGGCGCAACAATGTCGGCGGCCGGGTCGCGGACAAGCTGGCGTTTCAATCCCGGCACAAGTTTGTCATCGCTTTCGAAAACTGTTCCCACCCCGGCTACCTGACGGAAAAATTCGCCCAGGCGGCGGCCGCCAACGCGATTCCGATCTACTGGGGCGACCCCGGCATCGGCGAGATTTTCAACCCCGATGCCTTCGTCAACTGCCACGACTTCCCATCTCTTGAGGAGGCGGTCGAGGAGGTCGCCCGCATCGACCGGGACCCCGCCCGCTATGAAAAGATGCTGCAGGCGCCCTGGTTCAGGGACGGGAAGGAGCCGGAAGCACTGCAGGCCGAAACCTATGCCCGATTCCTCGCCAACATCTTCGATCAGCCGCTGCCGACGGCCTATCGACGCAACCGCAGCCGCTGGGGACAGAAACGGGAACAACAGTTGTTCGACATGTATCACCGCCCGCACCTGCAGGCCTTCCGCAACGGCCGCCGGGCCTGGAGACGCTTCTGGCACCGTTTTCTGCCGCGCCGCAAAATGTACTGA
- a CDS encoding glycosyltransferase family 10 domain-containing protein, translating into MANSKSDIRVKLVTRWGKAKGFPWTTQCPGRTPRWDRCEFTSDPFARDYDWLVAVDDIPRIMPGNREELACPRDNTILVTSEPSSVTRYGKSFAAQFGHLLTNQEEGALPHPRAIRSQTGNIWFYGKSYDEIKATAAIPKSELISTVCSSKRQPHTMHARRYDFTWKLKKALPELEIFGHGVRFVEKKHQALDPYQFHLVVENQIGPHLWTEKLADAFLAETVPIYCGCPNVFDYFPKDSLIPIDINDFEGSLATIRSILSREGEYERRREAVLEAKRLVMDEYNLPAMLNRIILDHESTGSRPGGVIYNRRLMRMRHPADFLSFAAWKTGNLLKSVRVFR; encoded by the coding sequence ATGGCAAATTCTAAATCTGATATCCGCGTCAAACTCGTTACCCGCTGGGGAAAGGCAAAAGGCTTCCCCTGGACCACCCAGTGCCCGGGCCGGACTCCCCGCTGGGACCGCTGCGAGTTTACGTCCGACCCCTTCGCGCGTGACTACGACTGGCTGGTCGCTGTCGACGATATCCCCCGGATCATGCCCGGCAACCGGGAGGAGTTGGCCTGCCCGCGAGACAACACCATTCTGGTGACCTCCGAACCGTCTTCCGTGACCCGCTACGGCAAGTCCTTTGCCGCCCAGTTCGGACACCTGCTGACCAACCAGGAGGAAGGGGCGCTGCCCCACCCTCGGGCGATCCGCTCCCAGACCGGCAATATCTGGTTCTACGGCAAGAGCTATGACGAAATCAAAGCGACCGCCGCGATCCCGAAATCCGAACTGATCTCCACTGTCTGTTCCTCCAAGCGGCAGCCCCATACCATGCACGCCCGGCGCTATGACTTCACCTGGAAGCTGAAAAAGGCGCTGCCGGAGCTGGAGATTTTCGGCCACGGCGTCCGTTTCGTCGAGAAGAAGCACCAGGCGCTCGATCCCTATCAGTTTCATCTGGTGGTGGAAAATCAGATCGGCCCGCACCTGTGGACGGAGAAACTGGCCGACGCCTTTCTCGCCGAAACCGTTCCCATCTACTGCGGCTGTCCCAATGTCTTCGACTACTTCCCGAAAGACAGCCTGATCCCCATCGACATCAACGACTTCGAAGGCTCCCTGGCGACCATCCGTTCTATTTTATCCAGAGAAGGTGAATATGAACGCCGCCGGGAGGCCGTGCTGGAGGCCAAGCGGCTGGTGATGGACGAATACAACCTGCCCGCCATGCTCAACAGGATCATTCTCGACCATGAGAGCACCGGAAGCCGTCCCGGCGGCGTAATCTACAACCGCCGGCTGATGCGGATGCGGCACCCGGCCGACTTCCTCTCCTTCGCCGCCTGGAAAACTGGAAATTTGCTGAAAAGTGTGCGAGTATTCCGCTGA
- a CDS encoding glycosyltransferase family 25 protein, producing MNFHAYVINLEHATARWEHMRDQLEHSTIPYTRIEGVYGDRLNEPVADYDERRYQVRTGKETNKREIGCYFSHIKAMRTFLQSDLPYALILEDDVSLPENIIPLLTEATTHDENWDMLRLTSSREGDFLHFAQLSGCYQLAYNLKVLKNTGAYFLNRHAAECCVNRMLPMSLPYDVALDRDWDFGFKTACIVPFPIQLEEEFPGQIPKARRIRLYRSTTFHLFHLRTLLERRRHRRRYYRQAQAGQ from the coding sequence ATGAATTTTCATGCCTATGTCATCAACCTGGAACACGCGACCGCCCGCTGGGAGCATATGCGCGACCAGTTGGAGCATTCCACCATCCCCTACACACGCATCGAGGGGGTCTATGGTGACCGGCTCAACGAACCGGTTGCGGACTATGACGAACGCCGTTACCAGGTCCGTACCGGCAAGGAGACCAACAAGCGGGAGATCGGCTGCTACTTCAGCCATATCAAGGCGATGCGGACCTTTCTGCAGTCCGACCTCCCCTACGCGCTCATCCTCGAAGATGACGTCAGCCTGCCGGAAAACATCATTCCGCTGCTGACCGAAGCGACAACGCACGACGAAAACTGGGACATGCTGCGCCTGACATCGTCACGAGAGGGCGACTTTCTCCATTTCGCCCAGCTGAGCGGCTGCTACCAACTGGCTTACAACCTGAAGGTTCTGAAAAACACCGGAGCCTATTTCCTCAACCGGCATGCGGCCGAGTGCTGCGTCAACAGGATGCTGCCGATGAGTCTTCCCTACGATGTCGCCCTGGACCGGGACTGGGATTTCGGCTTTAAAACCGCCTGCATCGTCCCCTTCCCGATCCAGCTGGAGGAGGAGTTCCCGGGGCAGATCCCGAAAGCCAGACGCATCCGGCTTTACCGGTCAACGACCTTCCACCTGTTTCACCTGCGGACCCTGCTTGAACGGCGGCGGCATCGCCGGCGCTATTACCGGCAGGCACAGGCAGGTCAATGA